Proteins from one Dysgonomonas sp. HDW5A genomic window:
- a CDS encoding RagB/SusD family nutrient uptake outer membrane protein, giving the protein MKNIKNIVYCCIIATSTVVLMPSCSDFLDEELTTSLSLQSFETPEGLDGLSTGMYQGLRFHFNYNWAYATTNYGTDEFSVGGDRSEQMWNTYDASLNSLNAYAANVWDNMYSNIASANILIKNVPLYYGNLPNRDTRLGEGHFMRAFDYFKLVRQFGGVPLKLEPSVTVEFEFGRNTAPEVFEQIIKDFTEAYNLLPATPAQQGRLTKWAAAHFLAKAYLTRASELYSDWNSATKNEDLDNAIKYADIVINSGKHSLAKDFRELWNYTTVNGANEKLPEIILAAEFSNNTATQGRYGNQVHLYYPSIYQNLAGMQRDIPGGREFQRMRTTDYSMDVFDRVNDSRFWKSFKTSYSCNKPASAPVWEAKYAPKPELVGKPRFAGGQQSILYIVNNAGDKRYTEESIKYRAPHMFVRYFDGDSPNLMSEHGNYTTSRYVTMSKFLDGSRISVASQFGCRDGILARLAETYLIAAEAYGRNGQYDAALPYINAVRDRAAYKEGEDRTVYSDGGAAYKNNAVANAAQYTSYSEINSYYESNNIPVTTTASLSALHLNSTTDIFNSTKEFYTEVGASSQAEKFLHFILNERSRELVGELLRWEDLSRTKTLVTRAKVFNDDTNPKEGVHYLRPIPQSFLDAIHKNGKPLSGEEKQAMQNPGY; this is encoded by the coding sequence ATGAAAAATATAAAAAATATAGTATACTGTTGCATAATCGCAACATCTACGGTTGTTCTGATGCCGTCTTGCTCCGATTTTTTGGATGAAGAGTTAACAACATCATTGAGTTTGCAGTCTTTTGAAACCCCCGAAGGTTTAGACGGACTTTCAACAGGAATGTATCAGGGACTCAGATTTCACTTTAATTATAATTGGGCTTACGCTACCACCAATTACGGTACTGACGAATTTTCGGTCGGAGGAGACCGTTCGGAGCAGATGTGGAACACATACGATGCCAGTTTAAATTCGTTGAATGCATATGCTGCTAATGTCTGGGACAATATGTACAGCAATATAGCCAGTGCTAATATTCTGATAAAAAACGTGCCTCTATATTACGGAAATCTACCCAATCGGGATACACGTTTAGGAGAAGGGCATTTTATGAGAGCTTTCGATTATTTTAAGCTGGTGAGGCAGTTTGGCGGAGTACCTCTCAAACTGGAACCTTCTGTGACTGTCGAATTTGAATTTGGCAGAAATACAGCACCCGAGGTCTTCGAACAAATTATTAAGGATTTTACCGAAGCTTATAATTTATTGCCCGCTACACCTGCCCAACAAGGTCGTCTTACTAAATGGGCGGCAGCTCACTTTTTAGCAAAAGCTTATCTTACCCGTGCCAGCGAGCTTTACAGCGATTGGAATTCGGCAACAAAAAATGAGGATCTAGACAATGCCATCAAATATGCAGATATAGTAATCAATAGTGGAAAACATTCGTTAGCTAAAGATTTCCGCGAATTGTGGAATTATACAACAGTGAACGGTGCAAATGAAAAACTACCTGAGATTATTCTGGCAGCAGAGTTCTCCAATAATACGGCTACACAGGGACGTTATGGAAATCAAGTGCATCTGTACTATCCTTCGATTTATCAAAACTTGGCAGGAATGCAACGCGATATTCCCGGAGGTCGTGAATTTCAGAGGATGAGAACTACCGATTACTCCATGGATGTGTTTGACCGGGTGAACGATTCTCGATTCTGGAAATCGTTTAAAACCAGTTATTCTTGTAATAAGCCGGCAAGTGCTCCGGTTTGGGAGGCTAAATATGCACCTAAGCCCGAACTTGTAGGAAAACCTCGTTTTGCAGGAGGGCAGCAATCGATTCTGTATATCGTAAATAATGCAGGAGACAAAAGGTATACAGAAGAAAGCATTAAATACCGTGCCCCACACATGTTTGTACGTTATTTCGATGGAGACTCCCCCAATTTAATGAGCGAACATGGCAATTATACAACAAGCCGCTATGTGACAATGAGCAAATTTTTAGATGGATCGCGTATCTCAGTAGCATCACAGTTTGGTTGTCGCGATGGAATTTTAGCTCGTTTGGCCGAAACCTATCTTATTGCAGCCGAAGCCTATGGACGCAACGGTCAATACGATGCGGCATTACCTTATATCAATGCAGTGAGAGACAGAGCAGCTTATAAAGAGGGTGAAGACCGAACCGTTTACTCGGATGGAGGAGCAGCCTATAAGAATAATGCCGTAGCTAACGCAGCACAGTATACATCTTATTCGGAAATAAATTCTTACTATGAGTCTAATAACATACCGGTAACAACTACGGCTTCATTATCGGCACTGCATCTGAATAGTACAACTGATATATTTAATTCGACAAAAGAATTTTATACAGAAGTCGGAGCATCTTCACAAGCCGAAAAATTCCTTCACTTTATCTTGAACGAAAGATCAAGAGAGCTTGTCGGAGAATTGTTGCGTTGGGAAGATCTCTCAAGAACAAAGACACTGGTTACAAGAGCTAAAGTCTTTAACGACGATACAAACCCGAAAGAAGGTGTACATTATCTTCGTCCTATACCTCAATCGTTTTTGGATGCTATTCATAAGAATGGAAAGCCGTTGAGCGGAGAAGAAAAACAAGCCATGCAAAATCCCGGTTATTAA
- a CDS encoding rhamnogalacturonan lyase — translation MKNNKLLYLVVCLFLMVSTLSVSAQPNYDFTKLKREKLNRGLVVVKKDNQTNFLSWRYLSSDPMDISFNIYRNGTKINDKPITEGTFFEDKTASGSEQTYVIKSFAKGIEKEEQKYTLPANAPVGYVNIPLDKPKDGVTPDGQAYTYSPNDASIGDVDGDGEYEIILKWDPSNAHDNSHKGYTGNVFIDCYKLNGTKLWRIDLGKNIRAGAHYTQFMVYDLDGDNKAEIVMKTADGSVDGSGNIIGDAKLDFRNSDGFILSGNEYLTIFNGETGKAMETLPYDPPRGELMSWGDDKGNRMDRYLAAIAYLDGEHPSVVMCRGYYTRTVLVAYDWRNGKLTKRWTFDSNTPGNESYAGQGNHNLRVGDVDGDGCDEIIYGSCAIDHDGTGLYNTKLGHGDAIHLTVFDPKRGGLQVWDCHENKRDGSTYRDARTGEILFQVSSSTDVGRCMAADIDPNYPGVEMWSWESKGIRNIKGEVIDTAMQDISVNMACWWDGDLLRELLDKNKITKYDYKNGGFQTLLTAEGCVSNNGTKATPAIQGDIVGDWREEVLLRTEDNNNLRLYVSTYPTEYRFHTFLEDPIYRISMATQNVAYNQPTQPGFYMGADLGKIFPEKELVTDATELLLDAGMNYDSYLWSIGGESRSRLVTSKDIPLRKRTLIQLVVTYRGYQFSDSVYVTLGAKTK, via the coding sequence ATGAAAAATAATAAATTACTATACCTTGTTGTATGTTTGTTTCTCATGGTTTCTACATTATCAGTTTCGGCACAGCCCAATTATGATTTTACAAAACTTAAACGGGAGAAGCTCAATAGAGGATTGGTTGTTGTGAAAAAAGATAATCAAACAAATTTCCTGAGTTGGCGTTATCTTTCGTCCGATCCTATGGATATATCTTTTAATATCTATCGAAACGGAACTAAAATAAATGATAAACCAATAACCGAAGGGACTTTCTTTGAAGACAAAACAGCTTCTGGCAGTGAGCAAACTTATGTAATAAAATCATTTGCAAAAGGCATTGAGAAAGAAGAACAAAAATATACCCTTCCTGCAAATGCCCCTGTGGGTTATGTAAATATTCCACTTGATAAACCTAAAGATGGGGTTACTCCCGATGGACAAGCCTATACTTATTCGCCCAACGATGCCAGTATCGGTGATGTAGATGGTGACGGCGAATATGAAATTATCCTGAAATGGGATCCATCTAATGCGCATGATAATTCACACAAGGGTTATACAGGAAATGTATTTATTGATTGCTATAAACTGAACGGAACTAAACTCTGGCGAATAGATCTCGGTAAAAATATCCGTGCAGGAGCACATTATACGCAGTTTATGGTATATGATCTGGATGGGGATAACAAAGCCGAAATAGTAATGAAAACCGCCGATGGTTCGGTTGACGGATCGGGTAATATTATAGGAGATGCAAAGTTGGACTTTCGAAATTCAGATGGTTTTATTCTATCGGGAAATGAGTACTTGACCATCTTCAATGGTGAGACAGGCAAGGCGATGGAAACCCTTCCTTACGATCCGCCCAGAGGTGAGTTAATGAGTTGGGGCGACGATAAAGGAAATCGTATGGATCGGTATTTGGCGGCTATTGCCTATCTCGATGGCGAGCATCCAAGTGTAGTCATGTGTAGAGGCTATTATACCCGAACAGTATTAGTAGCCTACGATTGGCGTAACGGAAAACTAACGAAACGCTGGACTTTCGATTCGAATACTCCCGGTAATGAGTCGTATGCAGGACAGGGAAACCACAACCTCAGAGTAGGTGATGTGGATGGAGACGGTTGCGACGAAATTATATACGGATCGTGTGCCATAGATCACGATGGGACAGGTCTGTATAATACTAAATTAGGACACGGTGATGCTATTCATCTGACCGTTTTCGACCCGAAAAGGGGAGGATTACAAGTTTGGGATTGCCACGAAAATAAACGGGATGGTTCTACTTACCGTGATGCACGAACAGGCGAAATACTGTTTCAGGTATCTTCATCTACGGATGTAGGTCGATGTATGGCAGCCGATATCGACCCTAATTATCCCGGAGTTGAAATGTGGTCGTGGGAGTCCAAAGGCATCCGGAATATAAAAGGCGAGGTGATTGATACCGCTATGCAAGACATATCGGTAAATATGGCTTGTTGGTGGGATGGAGATTTACTTCGTGAGTTGCTCGATAAAAACAAAATAACAAAATACGATTATAAGAACGGCGGATTTCAAACACTGCTTACTGCCGAGGGATGCGTTTCGAACAATGGAACAAAAGCTACTCCAGCCATACAAGGCGATATTGTGGGCGATTGGCGTGAAGAGGTTTTATTGAGAACCGAAGATAATAACAACCTGAGATTGTATGTGTCAACATATCCTACCGAATATCGTTTCCATACATTCTTGGAAGACCCGATTTACAGGATAAGTATGGCTACTCAAAACGTAGCCTATAATCAGCCTACGCAACCCGGATTTTATATGGGTGCTGATCTGGGTAAGATATTTCCCGAAAAAGAACTTGTAACCGATGCTACCGAACTGTTATTGGATGCAGGGATGAATTATGACAGTTACTTGTGGTCGATAGGTGGAGAGAGTCGCAGTAGGTTGGTAACATCAAAAGATATTCCCCTGAGAAAGCGTACACTTATACAATTAGTCGTTACTTATCGAGGCTATCAATTTTCAGATTCTGTGTATGTAACCTTAGGTGCAAAAACAAAATAG
- a CDS encoding rhamnogalacturonan acetylesterase has protein sequence MSDPSRPQDIVSGSSRKNATAPVLFLIGDSTVKNGKGNGDNDQWGWGSFFEQFFDTTKVSVENHALGGRSSRTFFTEGLWDKVLPGIQAGDYLFIQFGHNDGGSLNTGRARASLKGIGNESETVIMERNGGAETVYTFGHYLRIYIRQAKAKGAYPVVLSPTPGNHWTDGKLNRMTETYTKWAKEVAAQENVPFIDLNDLTAQKCDALGQGKVKELYKDNVHTTRDGALMNGQSVVDGLLALPDFRLQKYIIRK, from the coding sequence GTGAGTGATCCTTCACGTCCGCAGGACATAGTATCGGGTAGTTCACGTAAAAATGCAACAGCACCCGTTTTATTTCTGATTGGAGACTCTACCGTTAAAAATGGAAAAGGAAACGGCGATAACGATCAATGGGGATGGGGAAGCTTCTTCGAACAATTCTTCGATACAACAAAAGTATCTGTAGAGAACCATGCTTTAGGCGGAAGAAGCAGCCGTACATTTTTTACTGAAGGATTGTGGGATAAAGTATTGCCGGGTATTCAGGCAGGAGATTATCTGTTTATACAATTCGGACATAACGATGGAGGTTCGTTAAATACAGGTCGTGCCAGAGCCTCGCTGAAAGGTATTGGCAATGAATCGGAAACCGTAATAATGGAACGTAACGGAGGTGCAGAAACTGTTTATACATTCGGTCACTACCTGCGTATTTATATCCGTCAGGCAAAAGCTAAAGGAGCTTATCCGGTTGTATTGTCACCTACACCCGGAAATCATTGGACAGATGGCAAGCTGAACCGTATGACCGAAACATATACCAAATGGGCAAAAGAAGTTGCAGCACAGGAGAATGTCCCTTTTATCGATCTGAATGACCTGACAGCACAAAAATGCGATGCTTTAGGTCAGGGCAAAGTAAAGGAACTCTATAAAGACAATGTACACACTACTCGTGATGGAGCTTTGATGAACGGGCAATCGGTTGTTGACGGACTGCTGGCTTTACCCGATTTCAGGCTTCAAAAATATATTATTAGAAAATAA
- the rhaM gene encoding L-rhamnose mutarotase — translation MKREAFKMYLKPGKEAEYEKRHNEIWDELKSLLKEAGISDYSIFWDEETNVLYASQKVEGGSSQSLGENPVVQKWWAYMADIMETNPDNSPVSKSLKEVFYLK, via the coding sequence ATGAAAAGAGAAGCATTTAAAATGTACTTAAAGCCGGGAAAAGAGGCTGAATACGAAAAACGTCACAACGAAATATGGGATGAATTAAAATCTCTTCTAAAAGAAGCAGGTATCAGCGATTACAGTATCTTTTGGGACGAAGAAACCAATGTCCTCTATGCTTCTCAAAAGGTGGAGGGAGGTTCTTCTCAATCGTTGGGAGAAAATCCTGTTGTTCAGAAATGGTGGGCATATATGGCAGATATTATGGAAACCAATCCCGATAATTCGCCTGTGTCGAAATCTTTGAAAGAAGTTTTTTATTTGAAATAA
- a CDS encoding rhamnogalacturonan acetylesterase, translated as MKSALIIVLCLLGIVSTNMAVDYKFNLTKDKHQKGFTTIAPDHMYIAGGYGYDLGTHPNDGKPFFFSVDVPEGNYLVRVVLGSKDASSNTTVKAESRRLMLKNIETKKGEFITHEFAVNIRNTKISETESVKIKPREIGKLIWDNKLTLEFNGDNPSVQSIEIKSADNLVTLFLAGNSTVVDEANEPWCGWGQMFPLFFTSKVAIANYAESGEAANTFVSSKRFAKLLTKIKKGDYLFIEFGHNDQKQKGEGKGPYTSYKSDLKYLVDEARKKGANPVLVTSMHRRSFDEKGKVINTHGEYPNAVRLLAKEENVLLINLNNMSKDLYEAWGVEGSKKAFVHYAAGTFPDQEKALEDNTHFNPYGGYQIARCIVSGIIEANLPIQKYIKKEYRNYNPAHPDAFETFHIPLTPFSSTIKPDGN; from the coding sequence ATGAAATCAGCCCTTATAATAGTTCTGTGTTTATTAGGAATAGTAAGTACTAATATGGCGGTAGATTACAAATTTAATCTGACAAAAGATAAACACCAGAAAGGTTTTACTACTATTGCTCCGGATCATATGTATATTGCAGGCGGTTATGGCTACGATTTAGGAACACATCCGAATGATGGAAAGCCGTTTTTTTTCTCGGTAGATGTACCTGAGGGTAACTATTTGGTGAGAGTGGTATTGGGAAGTAAAGATGCTTCAAGTAATACAACTGTAAAAGCCGAATCTCGTAGATTGATGCTCAAAAATATAGAGACAAAAAAAGGTGAATTTATCACACATGAGTTTGCTGTAAATATCCGTAATACAAAGATCTCGGAAACCGAATCGGTTAAGATAAAACCCCGTGAAATAGGCAAACTTATTTGGGATAATAAGTTGACTCTCGAATTTAATGGCGACAATCCATCGGTACAAAGTATTGAAATAAAATCGGCAGATAACTTGGTAACATTGTTCTTAGCCGGAAACTCAACTGTTGTTGATGAAGCCAACGAACCTTGGTGCGGATGGGGACAGATGTTTCCGCTTTTCTTTACATCCAAAGTGGCTATTGCCAATTATGCCGAATCGGGTGAGGCGGCAAATACGTTTGTTTCGTCTAAACGTTTCGCCAAACTATTAACCAAGATAAAGAAAGGTGACTATCTGTTTATAGAGTTTGGACATAACGATCAAAAACAAAAAGGCGAGGGTAAAGGCCCCTACACAAGCTACAAAAGTGACTTGAAATACTTGGTAGATGAAGCTCGTAAAAAAGGTGCAAACCCTGTACTGGTAACATCTATGCACCGCCGAAGTTTTGATGAAAAGGGAAAAGTAATCAATACGCACGGCGAATATCCTAATGCTGTCCGTTTATTAGCTAAAGAAGAAAATGTGCTTTTGATCAATCTCAATAATATGAGTAAAGATCTGTACGAAGCATGGGGAGTAGAAGGTTCTAAAAAGGCATTTGTACATTATGCAGCCGGAACATTTCCCGATCAGGAAAAAGCTTTGGAAGACAATACACACTTCAATCCCTATGGAGGCTATCAGATAGCCCGTTGTATAGTCAGTGGTATAATTGAAGCGAATTTACCCATCCAAAAATACATTAAAAAGGAATATCGAAATTATAATCCGGCTCATCCCGATGCGTTCGAGACATTTCATATTCCATTGACACCTTTTTCTTCGACAATTAAACCCGATGGAAATTAA
- a CDS encoding glycoside hydrolase family 105 protein produces MKRRLLTVCGILSLTFVTVFSQQRTDEECIRAVADNILKEPVSQFVGVKTGKTYNSTKEIPKGEDVRFKSPLSEWHYSNGVLDMSMINLGEYLNDPKYINYAKNHVAFGFANYEYFKNTFRNDRKHWHWPFGQLWNMKELDDCGAMGAAVIEVYKYDSKKQYKDYFEAAGKHIMQDQTRLSDGTLCRTFPREMTVWADDVYMSVSFLAQMGKQTGNKKYFDEATRQIINISDYLWCPDKQLFYHCFYTDLNRNGVAFWGRANGWITVSLVRLLGVLPKDYASRKQLIDLLEKQIVGASRYQNENGMWNQLLDKPESYDESSVTAMYVYGIAKAINEGWFDDTYMRIAQLGWNALKKDQITENGHFKNVCVGTGITDDLPFYYSRPVGENEKHGLGLIIDAGVEILKLNKRNKK; encoded by the coding sequence ATGAAAAGACGACTATTAACTGTATGTGGGATTCTTTCGTTAACGTTTGTAACGGTATTTTCTCAACAACGTACTGATGAAGAATGCATAAGGGCGGTAGCCGATAATATATTGAAAGAGCCTGTCTCTCAATTTGTAGGAGTGAAAACAGGTAAAACATACAACAGCACCAAAGAAATACCTAAAGGCGAAGATGTGAGGTTTAAAAGCCCGCTTTCCGAATGGCATTATTCGAATGGAGTGTTGGATATGAGTATGATAAATCTGGGCGAGTATCTCAATGACCCCAAATATATCAACTATGCAAAGAATCATGTCGCATTTGGATTTGCCAATTACGAGTATTTTAAAAATACATTCCGTAACGACCGAAAGCATTGGCACTGGCCTTTCGGTCAGCTTTGGAATATGAAAGAACTGGACGATTGCGGAGCAATGGGAGCTGCCGTTATTGAAGTATATAAGTACGATTCGAAGAAGCAATATAAAGACTACTTTGAAGCAGCAGGAAAACATATCATGCAGGATCAAACCCGTTTGAGCGACGGTACATTGTGCCGTACATTTCCCCGTGAAATGACCGTGTGGGCGGATGATGTATACATGAGTGTTTCGTTTCTGGCTCAAATGGGAAAACAGACAGGTAATAAGAAATACTTTGATGAAGCAACCCGTCAGATTATTAATATTTCAGATTACTTGTGGTGTCCCGACAAACAACTGTTTTATCATTGTTTTTATACCGACCTCAATCGTAATGGAGTAGCATTCTGGGGACGGGCAAACGGTTGGATTACCGTGTCGTTAGTTCGTCTTTTAGGCGTGTTACCAAAGGATTATGCAAGTAGGAAACAGTTAATCGATCTACTCGAAAAACAAATTGTTGGTGCATCACGCTATCAGAACGAAAACGGTATGTGGAATCAGTTATTGGATAAACCCGAATCATACGACGAGTCGTCGGTAACAGCCATGTATGTGTACGGTATTGCCAAAGCAATCAACGAAGGTTGGTTCGATGATACCTATATGAGAATAGCCCAACTGGGGTGGAATGCATTGAAAAAAGACCAGATAACCGAAAACGGACACTTTAAGAATGTATGTGTGGGAACAGGTATCACCGATGATCTGCCCTTTTATTACAGCCGTCCTGTAGGTGAAAATGAAAAACACGGACTTGGTTTGATTATTGATGCAGGTGTTGAGATTCTGAAACTAAATAAGAGAAATAAGAAATAA
- a CDS encoding DUF4450 domain-containing protein, whose amino-acid sequence MKKIISLLFLIYLMIPTVGAFTVEPDLSWKKKVGARQYPKNTKIFKVSDYGAIADGTTLNTKAIQKAIDACVSSGGGIVTFEKGKYLSGSLYLKEGVNFEVPKGTVLLGSTNIEDYPEIDTRVAGIEMRWPSALINVLDQKNVMLSGSGIIHAQGKVFWDTYWKMRKEYEAKGLRWIVDYDCKRPRTLLISNSEDVTVNDLTFQQAGFWTIQLLYSSYCTVDGVIIQNNVGGHGPSTDGVDVDSSSYILIENCDIDCNDDNFCLKSGRDADGLRVNRPTEYVVIRNCLSRAGGGLLTCGSETSGGIRYVLAEGLKAKGTNVAIRLKSAMNRGGTTEHIYIRDVELEDVGVVFEANVNWNPAYSYSTLPKEYENKPLPDHWVKMLEKVDPKKGIPSFTDIYVSDIRIKDSHKFLEISGNKDTYMQNFHFDNIQGDVETLGNIAFAKNMEFQHINVKAKDNGPITINNSTHINYPTSIVGNAPFAYQLSGKSNNAKILLDKYPELAFYFPEMGGNLKFGIICTQADKWFGDFKEIDVKQSDNRSLVYTLSDPILGKGKLVITVISLSQSDGVVIEVNPVDIPQNLNLFWSYGGAYGKILSENEHGRLKPIYCRNNVFSVEQTAFTLYHGESMRLRTINAVMPVTSEIRLSDVHVQKSPQAFFESGKKTDSPALAASLPLMNGQKEYFSVYKQNEKADYNHFMLPDLFKEESQKK is encoded by the coding sequence ATGAAGAAAATTATCAGTCTTCTGTTTCTTATTTATCTGATGATACCTACGGTAGGGGCATTTACTGTAGAGCCTGATCTCTCGTGGAAAAAAAAGGTGGGAGCCAGACAATACCCTAAAAATACAAAGATTTTTAAGGTGTCTGATTATGGAGCAATAGCAGATGGGACAACTTTGAATACAAAAGCCATCCAAAAAGCGATAGATGCCTGTGTTTCGTCAGGAGGAGGAATTGTTACTTTCGAAAAAGGTAAGTATCTGTCGGGCTCTTTGTATCTGAAAGAGGGTGTAAATTTTGAAGTACCTAAAGGAACCGTGCTTTTAGGAAGCACCAATATAGAAGATTACCCTGAGATAGATACACGAGTGGCAGGTATAGAGATGCGTTGGCCTTCGGCATTAATAAATGTTTTGGATCAGAAAAATGTAATGTTGAGTGGTTCAGGTATCATACATGCACAAGGTAAAGTCTTTTGGGATACTTATTGGAAAATGAGAAAGGAGTATGAGGCTAAAGGTTTACGCTGGATTGTTGATTACGATTGTAAGCGTCCTCGTACTTTATTGATTTCTAATTCTGAGGATGTGACAGTTAATGACCTTACTTTTCAACAGGCAGGATTTTGGACTATTCAACTGCTTTATTCCTCGTATTGTACTGTCGATGGGGTAATTATTCAAAATAATGTAGGAGGACACGGGCCAAGTACCGATGGCGTAGATGTAGATTCCTCGTCTTATATACTGATCGAAAACTGTGATATTGATTGTAATGATGATAACTTTTGTCTCAAATCGGGTAGGGATGCCGATGGTTTACGGGTAAACCGCCCTACGGAATATGTGGTGATTCGCAATTGCCTGTCTCGTGCCGGAGGTGGCTTACTTACCTGTGGCAGTGAAACATCGGGAGGAATCCGGTATGTTTTAGCGGAAGGATTGAAAGCAAAAGGCACGAATGTAGCTATCCGCCTGAAATCGGCAATGAACAGAGGTGGAACTACCGAGCATATCTATATCCGAGATGTTGAATTGGAAGACGTGGGTGTTGTTTTCGAAGCGAATGTTAATTGGAATCCGGCTTACAGTTATTCTACTTTGCCTAAAGAATACGAAAACAAACCTTTGCCCGATCATTGGGTGAAGATGTTGGAGAAAGTAGATCCCAAGAAAGGTATTCCATCTTTTACTGATATATATGTTTCAGATATTCGGATAAAAGATTCTCACAAGTTTCTCGAAATTTCCGGAAATAAGGATACTTATATGCAGAACTTTCACTTCGATAATATTCAGGGAGATGTAGAGACGTTGGGTAATATTGCTTTTGCGAAAAATATGGAGTTTCAACATATAAATGTCAAAGCAAAAGACAATGGGCCTATAACTATAAATAATAGTACACATATAAATTATCCGACAAGTATAGTAGGTAATGCTCCTTTCGCATATCAATTGAGTGGTAAGAGTAACAACGCTAAAATACTATTAGATAAATATCCCGAATTAGCTTTCTATTTTCCAGAAATGGGTGGTAACTTAAAATTCGGAATTATATGTACACAAGCCGATAAATGGTTTGGTGATTTTAAAGAAATAGATGTGAAACAATCTGATAACAGATCGTTAGTTTATACGCTATCCGACCCGATATTGGGAAAAGGAAAATTGGTTATAACAGTCATTTCACTCTCTCAATCGGACGGTGTAGTAATAGAAGTGAATCCTGTGGATATTCCTCAGAACCTAAATCTGTTTTGGTCGTATGGAGGTGCTTATGGTAAAATATTATCAGAAAACGAACATGGGAGGTTAAAACCCATCTACTGCCGTAACAATGTTTTTAGTGTCGAACAAACAGCTTTTACTTTATATCATGGCGAAAGTATGAGATTGAGAACCATCAATGCCGTGATGCCTGTTACATCCGAAATTCGTTTGTCGGATGTCCATGTACAAAAGTCACCACAAGCGTTTTTCGAGTCGGGAAAGAAAACCGATTCTCCTGCTTTGGCTGCTTCTTTACCTTTGATGAACGGTCAGAAAGAATATTTCAGTGTCTATAAGCAAAACGAAAAAGCCGATTATAATCATTTTATGTTGCCGGATTTATTCAAAGAAGAATCTCAAAAGAAATAA